Within Cnuibacter physcomitrellae, the genomic segment GCTGCCCCCACCTTAACCCCTCCCGTCCGCCACACCCAGGTGGTTCCGCCATCCCGATCGGCATGGCGGAACCACCTGGAGATGGCGAAGTGGAGTCCGCGCCGGGCGGCGCGGGTCAGGACCAGCGGGCGCGGTCGTACTGGAGGGGCCAGGCGACCTCGGCGCCGAGCTCGTGCGCGGCGCGGAGGGGGAAGCGGGGGTCGCGGAGGAACTGGCGCGCCATCGTGACCGCGTCGACCTCGCCCGAGGCGACGAGCTCCTCCGCCTGCCCCGCCTCCGTGATCAGGCCCACCGCGCTCACCGGCACGCCCGCGGTCTCGCGGATGTACCGGGCGTGCGGCACCTGGTAGAGCGGATGCACGTCGATCTCCTGATGGGCCACCAGACCTCCCGTGGACACGTCGAACAGGTCGGCGCCGGCATCCTGAGCCCAGCGCGCGACGCGGGCGGCGTCCTCGCGCTCGAACCCTCCTGGCGCCCAGTCACTCGCCGACAGGCGCACGATCACGGGCACCGACTCCCCCACCTCGGCGCGCACCGCGCGCACCACCTCGAGCAGGAACCGGGCGCGCCCCTCCAGCGATCCACCCCACTCGTCGGTGCGCTCGTTCGACAGCGGCGAGAGGAACTCGTGGAGGAGGTACCCGTGCGCAGCGTGCAGCTCGATGACGTCGAACCCGGCCGCGACGGCACGGCGGGCGGAGGCGGCGAACGCCTCGACGAGACCGCGCACCTCGTCGCCGGTGAGCTCGCGGGGCTGGGCGTAGCGCCCGAACGCGATCGCCGACGGCGCCACCGTCGGCCACCCGCCCGAGCCCTCGGGCACTGTGCCGCGCTCGGCCGCCCAGGGGCGGTACGTCGACGCCTTACGTCCTGCGTGGGCGAGCTGGATCCCCGCCACCGCCCCCTGCGCGTGCAGGAAGCCGACGATGCGCGCGAACGCGGCCTGCTGCTCGTCGTTCCACAGGCCCAGGTCCTGCGGGGAGATCCGTCCCTCGGGCACGACCCCGGTGGCCTCGACCACGATGAGCCCCGCTCCCCCGGTCGCGAACGCCCCGAGGTGCGCCAGATGCCAATCCGTGGGCACGCCGTCCTCCGCCTCGACGGAGTACTGGCACATCGGCCCGACCCAGAGCCGGTTCGGGAAGGTCACGTCACGGAGCGTGAAGGGGGAGAACAAGGCGGACATGGTCATCCTCTCGGAGGGAAGCGGGGCGGGACGGAGACGGACACGCGAGGCGGCCGACGGGGACTGCGGGTGCGGAGACGGGTGATCAGGAGGCGAATCCGGCGATGAGGTTCACCATCGCACCGAGGATCACCGCCCCGAACAGGTACGACAGCAGGGCGTGGCGGAGCACGGTGTGGCGGATCGGCGACGCGGAGATGGCCGTGTCGGACACCTGGTAGGTCATCCCCAGCGTGAACGACAGATACGCGAAGTCCTGGTACGTCGGCGGATCGTCCTGGTTGAACCCGACGCCGCCCTCCTCCCCGGAGTAGTACAGGGCCGCGTACCGCAGCGTGTAGAGGGTGTGCACGAGGGCCCAGGAGAGGGCCACGCTCACCACGGCCACGACCGCGACCACGTCGCGCTCCGTGTTCCCGGCGTCGCCGTCCAGGGTCAGCACGAGGATCGTCACCACGAGGCTCACCACGCTCGCCGCGAGGAGCAGCACGTCGGTCGCCGGCCGGGTCGGATCCTCCCGGCGGGCATGCCTGCGGGTCTGCGCGGCGTCCATCCTGCCGACCACCAGCCACACCCAGGCCACGTACACGCAGCACGCCGCCGCCCATCCGCCGACGGCGGCCACCCGGACGAAGCCCAGGCTCGCGATCACCAAGCCAGAAGCGGCGCCCACGAGAGCGGCGACGATGAATCGCACCACCGCACGGCGGCGCAGCTGCAGCTCCAGGCCACGCGCGTCGCTCATCGGATGCGGATCACCGGGGCAGGATGCTCGAGTCGGTCAGCAGGAGCGGCGCATCCGTCACCGGCACGTCGATGTGCATGTGGGTGCAGGAGTCGTCGAACTCGGTCCAGTTCGTGAACGAGAGCTTGATGCCCGCCGAGGCGCGGCACTCGGCCTGACCCACGTGCGCGCCCTTCGGCATGATCGGGTCGAGGATGCTGATCATCTTGAGGGTGTTCGCATCCGCCCCGTTGAGGCTCGCGTTGTTGAGCAGGTAGAAGTCGACCGCGTGGCCGCCGCCGTCGATGTAGTGCGACGACGCGGTGCCCGCGCCCTCGATCTGGCCCGTGCACTTGCGGTTGATGTCGCTGACGCCCACCTGATCGAAGTTGTGCAGCGCGATCACGATGATCTCGAGGATGCGGTAGTCGACGCCGCAGTCGGGCACCGTGACGCCGTCCGCGATGTACTGGATCTCCTTGATGTGATCGGGCACCGACCCGACGAGCTTGCCGGAGGCGTACGCCGCCATGATCTCCTGAGCGAGCTGACGACCCACGAGCATCTGGGCGCTCGAGTAGCCGGCCGCCTGCAGCTCGCCCGCATCCGACACCGCGTAGCCGTCGCGGTCGACGGTGCCCGTACTGGCGGTGTTCGC encodes:
- a CDS encoding NADH:flavin oxidoreductase/NADH oxidase, translating into MSALFSPFTLRDVTFPNRLWVGPMCQYSVEAEDGVPTDWHLAHLGAFATGGAGLIVVEATGVVPEGRISPQDLGLWNDEQQAAFARIVGFLHAQGAVAGIQLAHAGRKASTYRPWAAERGTVPEGSGGWPTVAPSAIAFGRYAQPRELTGDEVRGLVEAFAASARRAVAAGFDVIELHAAHGYLLHEFLSPLSNERTDEWGGSLEGRARFLLEVVRAVRAEVGESVPVIVRLSASDWAPGGFEREDAARVARWAQDAGADLFDVSTGGLVAHQEIDVHPLYQVPHARYIRETAGVPVSAVGLITEAGQAEELVASGEVDAVTMARQFLRDPRFPLRAAHELGAEVAWPLQYDRARWS
- a CDS encoding DUF1345 domain-containing protein; protein product: MSDARGLELQLRRRAVVRFIVAALVGAASGLVIASLGFVRVAAVGGWAAACCVYVAWVWLVVGRMDAAQTRRHARREDPTRPATDVLLLAASVVSLVVTILVLTLDGDAGNTERDVVAVVAVVSVALSWALVHTLYTLRYAALYYSGEEGGVGFNQDDPPTYQDFAYLSFTLGMTYQVSDTAISASPIRHTVLRHALLSYLFGAVILGAMVNLIAGFAS